The following coding sequences lie in one Oncorhynchus nerka isolate Pitt River linkage group LG14, Oner_Uvic_2.0, whole genome shotgun sequence genomic window:
- the LOC115140922 gene encoding E3 ubiquitin-protein ligase rnf146-like, whose amino-acid sequence MASCGEVDHSVSSLPSSKKGSGDSACSGSSGSSPALPVPECAICLQSCVHPVQLPCRHVFCFLCVKGASWQSKRCALCRQEVPEDFLEHPTLLSPEELKTGGRAAAGDNAWYYEGRNGWWQYDERTSRELEDAFSKGKKTAEMLIAGFLYVADLENMVQYRRNEHGRRRKIKRDVVDIPKKGVAGLRLDTEGGTQGSAEAGRGNSADGADTSAASVQQAAAAPATSTVLSAPARPPTSLGGQPGSPTSSSLEDTLALLHISPTDAPERAEVGEGEEEATATPSSGPNTSVDGSGDWSDEGDGEAVEPREQRLHLGESPEDRSPPGAEASSSSVRSRRPDGQCTEV is encoded by the coding sequence ATGGCTAGCTGCGGTGAGGTTGACCACTCTGTGAGCTCGCTCCCATCCAGTAAGAAGGGGAGTGGTGACTCTGCCTGCTCTGGTTCCAGTGGCTCATCACCTGCCCTGCCTGTCCCAGAGTGTGCCATCTGCCTGCAGAGCTGTGTCCACCCTGTccagctaccctgccgccacgtCTTCTGTTTCCTGTGTGTGAAAGGGGCGTCCTGGCAGAGCAAGCGCTGTGCTCTCTGTAGACAGGAGGTTCCCGAGGACTTCCTGGAGCACCCCACTCTGCTGTCCCCCGAAGAGCTTAAGACCGGAGGGCGGGCTGCCGCAGGGGACAACGCATGGTACTATGAGGGGAGAAACGGCTGGTGGCAGTATGACGAGAGGACCAGCCGTGAGCTGGAGGACGCTTTCTCCAAGGGCAAGAAGACAGCTGAGATGCTGATAGCCGGGTTCCTGTACGTGGCCGACCTGGAGAACATGGTGCAGTACCGGCGCAATGAGCACGGCCGCCGCCGCAAGATAAAACGTGACGTTGTGGACATCCCCAAGAAAGGGGTGGCGGGCCTCCGTCTGGACACCGAGGGTGGCACGCAGGGGTCCGCTGAGGCAGGGAGGGGGAACTCTGCAGACGGGGCTGATACTTCAGCAGCCTCAGTGCAGCAGGCTGCAGCAGCTCCAGCTACCTCCACAGTCCTGTCTGCTCCTGCCAGGCCTCCCACCTCTCTGGGGGGCCAGCCTGGCAGCCCCACCAGCTCCTCCCTGGAAGACACCCTCGCCCTGCTCCACATCAGCCCCACAGATGCGCCGGAGAGGGCTGAAgtcggggagggagaagaggaggccaCCGCCACACCCTCATCTGGTCCTAACACCTCTGTGGATGGGTCTGGGGACTGGAGTGATGAGGGGGATGGGGAGGCAGTGGAACCCCGGGAGCAGAGACTGCATTTGGGGGAGAGCCCAGAGGACAGGTCCCCCCCTGGGGCTGAGGCCTCCAGCAGCAGTGTGAGGTCGCGAAGGCCTGACGGCCAGTGTACTGAAGTGTGA
- the LOC115140923 gene encoding matrilin-2 has protein sequence MRTLAFGLFCLLCCDAVRVDHRDRRRPRPSILSRGRNDSAIQSNSVESLCKGKPLDFVFIIDSSRSVRPSDYEKVKIFITNILAFLDVGPEATRVGLLQYGSVVQNEFSLNSYRSKADVERAVKAMDHLATGTMTGLAIQYTMETAFTEPEGARPADMHIPRIAMIITDGRPQDTVEEVAAQARQAGIQIFAIGVGRVDMNTLRVIGSEPHSEHVYLVANFSQIETLTSVFQSNLCGGTDLCSVMDHQCDHLCVSTPASYMCRCRKGYTLNSDGKTCHVEDPCDVVDHGCAHICAKVPGVLGYECRCRLGYELNEDKRTCRRIDYCDLGNHGCQHDCVSSPESYVCRCTRGYVLNRNGKTCSKIDHCALGDHGCEHECVNTEDVFFCKCHEGYILRPDNKACKRLDPCSLGNHGCEHDCVNTEDSFVCRCREGYKLRPDNRTCQKAVCGDGVMDLVFVIDGSKSLGPTNFELVKQFVNGIVDSLDVSGTGTHVGLLQYSSKVRTEFILGQYTSGRDINRAVLRMQYMGRGSMTGAALRHMFEYSFSAKEGARPDIPRVSIVFTDGRSQDDVSKWATKAKDAGITIYALGVGKAIEEELREIASEPDDKHLYYAEDFSNMEEITDKLKSRICKEKPSPQDMCKCENVMLFQRQVNEQLRRLTQNIEVVSKRMKTLENQLGHK, from the exons ATGAGGACTCTGGCCTTCGGGCTCTTTTGCCTGCTCTGCTGCGATGCAGTCCGAGTGGACCACAGAGACAGGCGCCGTCCCAGACCATCCATCCTGTCCAGAGGACGCAACGACTCGGCCATCCAGTCCAACTCAGTGG AGAGCCTGTGTAAAGGGAAGCCCCTGGATTTTGTGTTCATCATCGATAGCTCCCGCAGCGTGCGTCCCAGCGACTACGAGAAGGTCAAGATCTTCATCACCAACATCCTGGCCTTCCTGGACGTGGGGCCGGAGGCGACGCGCGTCGGGCTGCTGCAGTACGGCAGCGTGGTGCAGAACGAGTTCTCCCTCAACAGCTACAGGAGCaag GCAGATGTGGAGCGGGCGGTGAAGGCCATGGACCACCTGGCCACCGGCACCATGACCGGCCTGGCTATCCAGTACACCATGGAGACAGCCTTCACCGAGCCAGAGGGCGCCCGACCCGCCGACATGCACATCCCCCGCATCGCCATGATCATAACGGACGGGCGCCCCCAGGACACAGTGGAGGAGGTGGCAGCACAGGCCCGGCAGGCGGGCATCCAGATATTCGCCATCGGAGTGGGCAGGGTGGATATGAACACGCTGCGGGTCATCGGGAGTGAGCCCCACTCGGAGCATGTGTACCTGGTGGCCAACTTCAGCCAGATAGAGACCCTCACCTCCGTCTTCCAGTCCAATCTGTGTGGAG gtacaGATCTGTGCTCTGTGATGGACCATCAGTGTGATCACCTCTGTGTGAGCACCCCAGCCTCCTACATGTGCCGGTGTAGAAAGGGTTACACCCTTAACTCTGATGGCAAGACCTGCCACG TGGAAGACCCGTGTGATGTGGTGGACCATGGCTGTGCCCACATCTGTGCCAAGGTGCCAGGGGTACTTGGCTACGAGTGTCGCTGCCGGCTTGGGTATGAACTCAACGAGGACAAGAGGACGTGCCGAA GAATAGATTACTGTGACCTGGGGAACCATGGCTGTCAGCATGACTGTGTCAGCTCTCCTGAGTCCTACGTCTGTAGATGCACGAGGGGCTATGTTCTCAACCGCAATGGCAAGACCTGCAGCA AGAttgaccactgtgctcttggcgACCACGGGTGTGAACACGAGTGTGTGAACACTGAAGATGTATTTTTCTGTAAATGCCATGAAGGCTACATACTCAGACCTGATAATAAAGCCTGCAAAA GGCTTGATCCATGTTCCCTTGGTAACCATGGGTGTGAGCATGACTGTGTGAACACTGAAGATTCATTTGTGTGTCGATGTCGAGAAGGCTACAAACTCAGACCTGATAACAGAACCTGCCAGA AGGCAGTGTGTGGAGATGGAGTGATGGATCTGGTATTTGTAATTGACGGCTCTAAGAGCCTGGGACCGACCAACTTTGAGCTGGTCAAGCAGTTTGTGAACGGCATCGTGGACTCTCTGGACGTGTCCGGCACGGGCACCCATGTGGGGCTGCTGCAGTACTCCAGTAAGGTCCGCACAGAGTTCATCCTGGGTCAGTATACCTCAGGCCGGGACATCAACAGGGCCGTATTGCGGATGCAGTACATGGGCAGAGGATCCATGACGGGTGCTGCCCTGCGTCACATGTTTGAGTACAGCTTCTCTGCCAAGGAGGGGGCCAGGCCCGACATACCACGGGTCAGCATCGTGTTCACCGACGGACGATCCCAGGATGATGTGTCGAAATGGGCCACTAAGGCAAAGGATGCTG GTATCACGATATATGCACTTGGTGTTGGTAAAGCCATCGAAGAAGAGCTCAGGGAAATTGCTTCCGAGCCAGATGATAAGCATTTGTACTATGCTGAAGATTTTAGCAACATGGAAGAAATTACAGACAAATTGAAGTCACGGATATGTAAAG AGAAACCCTCCCCTCAAGATATGTGTAAGTGTGAGAACGTGATGCTCTTCCAGAGGCAGGTCAACGAACAGCTTAGGAGACTGACCCAGAATA TTGAGGTTGTGTCAAAAAGGATGAAGACCCTTGAGAATCAGCTTGGACACAAATGA